The proteins below come from a single Erysipelothrix piscisicarius genomic window:
- a CDS encoding DDE-type integrase/transposase/recombinase yields MEATKPLEIIVSDMTHIRNKGINYEWTLMVDTFNNEIISSALSRTTGDPKPYYKCLEDLLALLKDNKKTAPTILHTDQGAVYHSKAFAKAHENYNIIRSMSRAGTPTDNPIIESLNGWIKAEMACDYQYWSVDNFENFIEEYVHYFNFERPAYCLNYKTPIQYKMDKGF; encoded by the coding sequence ATGGAGGCAACCAAACCTTTAGAAATTATTGTTTCAGATATGACACATATTCGAAACAAAGGGATTAATTATGAATGGACTTTAATGGTTGATACCTTTAACAATGAAATTATCAGTTCTGCATTATCGCGTACAACTGGTGATCCTAAGCCTTACTACAAGTGTCTCGAGGATCTCCTTGCGCTACTTAAGGATAATAAAAAAACAGCTCCCACGATTCTTCACACAGATCAAGGAGCTGTCTACCACTCTAAAGCTTTCGCTAAAGCGCATGAAAATTATAACATAATTAGATCTATGTCGCGAGCTGGAACACCTACAGATAATCCAATTATCGAATCATTAAATGGATGGATTAAAGCAGAAATGGCGTGTGATTATCAATACTGGTCCGTAGATAACTTTGAAAATTTTATCGAAGAATATGTACATTATTTCAATTTTGAAAGACCTGCTTACTGTTTAAATTACAAAACCCCTATCCAATATAAAATGGATAAGGGTTTCTAG
- a CDS encoding ArsR family transcriptional regulator has protein sequence MRDGKEGLKNKKKTGNHFSALHTSTSLTEIERLQLEILKRDIEIARLKKWYQVKGVGVNKEFVTLKDKNSK, from the coding sequence ATGCGTGATGGTAAAGAGGGTTTAAAAAACAAGAAAAAGACAGGAAATCATTTTTCTGCGCTTCATACGAGTACATCATTAACTGAGATCGAACGACTTCAACTCGAAATTCTAAAACGAGATATTGAGATTGCACGATTAAAAAAATGGTACCAGGTGAAAGGAGTTGGTGTAAACAAGGAGTTCGTTACTTTAAAAGACAAGAATTCCAAATAG